In Caldalkalibacillus thermarum, one DNA window encodes the following:
- a CDS encoding LapA family protein: protein MSGQWRLILALAASLVVAVFAVINVDPVQVDYLFGTAEWPLILIIIGSALLGGLMIGSVGMWRIYRLQQEIKQLRHKAEHHEQSSTDTPSPSTGLKRQEAGQETEQKDEPKA from the coding sequence GTGAGCGGTCAATGGCGGTTGATCCTGGCTCTGGCGGCCTCATTGGTGGTGGCTGTGTTTGCCGTGATTAATGTGGATCCGGTGCAGGTGGATTACCTGTTTGGCACAGCTGAATGGCCTTTAATCTTAATTATTATCGGTTCTGCTCTCTTGGGGGGTTTGATGATTGGCTCGGTGGGAATGTGGCGCATTTACAGGCTGCAGCAAGAGATTAAACAGTTGCGCCACAAAGCAGAGCATCATGAGCAGTCAAGCACGGACACCCCCTCTCCGTCAACCGGTCTGAAACGTCAGGAAGCCGGACAAGAAACCGAACAAAAGGATGAGCCGAAAGCATAG